TTAAGGGATTGGGCGGCAAGGACAATATCCTGAGTGTGGAAAACTGTATTTCCCGCCTGAGGGTGGACTTAAAAGATCCGACCAAGGTGGATCAGATAAAAATCAAGGATTCTGGCTGTGCGGGTATCTTCTTCCCGTCAACGGATCACATTCACGTTGTATTTGGGCCACATGTGGAATTTGTCCGGCATGCGGTAGATGATGCTATGAAGAAATAAGAGGTGTACGATGAGAGCTTTCTATGATTCTAAGAGTAAACTGGATGACAGAGGGATTAAAAGACTGTTAAGTGAAACATTCAAATATGAGACGTGGCTTAAAGTGGAGGCTGCCCTGGCTCTTTCCCAGGCAGAGGAAGGCTTCATACCAATGGAAGCTGCTAAGAACATTGGGGCGGTCCGGTTTGAAGATCTGGATCTTGAGGAAATGGACCGGATCAAGGCAAAGGTGGGCCATGGGTTTGTCCCCTTTGTAAAGGTGCTGGTGAAGGCCTGCAGTGACGAGGGCGGAAAATATGTCCACTACGGGGTTACAACCCAGAACATCCAGCAGACTTCCCAACTTTATATCGCAAAGCAGGTAAATTCTGTTTTCAAAAGCTTTCTTGCAGATATCCTGGAAAATCTGGGCAGGCTGGCCTTAGACCATGCAGATACAGTCATGGCTGGGAGAACCCATGGCAGGCATGCCATACCCATTACCTATGGATATAAGGTTTCCGTCTGGATCAGCGAGCTGATGAACACTCTGGAACGGCTGGAGGAAAGCGAGAAACGGGTGTTTGTAGCCATGATGGGAGGGGCAGTAGGAGGTTTTAATTCTACGGGTCTTGTTGGCCGCAAAATCCAGAATCGGGTTGCCCATAAACTGGGTATGGGCTCTATGGACGTGCCCAGCCGGAACATGAGTCAGATGAAACTGGAATATTTAATGAATCTGTCTCTTCTATGTAATACGTTTCACAAAATAGCGGAAGAGGTTTATTATACCGGCGTTGAGGAATTCTCTGAGGTCAGCGAATCCTTTACCCCGGGAACCATCGGCAGCTCCACCATGCCACAGAAGATCAATCCCAAGTTAGCCAAGGGGATTATCGCCAATTCCCAGAAGCTTTACTCCCTTCCCTCTGTCGGGCTTTATTCTGCAGTGCGGATGTTTGAAGGGGACAGCAGCTCCTATATGCTGTTTGAAGGAATTATGGAGGAAGGCCTTCAGCTGACGACCGAGGTCCTTATAAGAGCCGAAGAACTAAGCCGCACCCTGCAGATCAACAAAGAGTGGATGCTTAAAAATGTGAACTTAAATCAGGGCCTTGATAACAGCGAACTGGTAATGATGAATGTGGCTGAAAAAATCGGCAAGGACAGAGCTCATGAACTCATGTATGAAAAAGCCATGATGGTGGAGCTGGAAGGAAATGATTATTATAATGTGCTGACTGAGGATGAAACCCTTGCCTCCATGTTTTCGGCAGATGAATTAAAATCCATGATCGACCCCGCAAACTACACAGGGCTCTGCAGCGTGCTTGCAGAGGAGATGGCCCAGAAGGCTCTTATAGGAGCAAAGAAGCTGAAGGAAAAGCTGGAGTCAGAATAGAAAAACGGCGTTACGGAAGCTGCGGCTGGCGAATAAAAAGCAGTATTTATTCAAACAAGGGGATGCGGCAGTGATTTGCGGCATTCCCTTTCATGATTAAGAATACAAGGAGAGTAACATGAGAAAACAACATGTGATTACAATTTCCGGAGCGGGGAGTGCCCGTGTTCCGGCACTTGTGGGTACGCTGGTCAATTATAAGGAACGTTTTCCTCTTTCAAAAATTATCTTTTATGATATAGATAAAGAGCGCATGGGATTAATGGAGGCTTACGACCGTCTGGTATTAAAATCCTATTATCCGGAATGTGAGGTGGTATTTACAACGGATGAGGATGAAGCTTACAGGGATGTTGACTTTATCTTCTGTCAGATGCGGGTAGGAAAGACAATGATGCGCTCTCTGGATGAAAAGATTCCCCTGCGTTACGGACTGGTCGGGCAGGAGACCTGCGGTCCCGGCGGATTTGCTTACGGGATGCGTTCTCTGGGAGCCATGAAGGAGATGGTGGAAAAGGTCCGTTCCTATTCTAAGGACACCTGGATTTTAAATTATACCAATCCTGCCGCTATTGTGGCATTGGGTCTTGACAGGCTGTTTCCTGATGATAAGCGTATTTTAAACCTGTGCGACCAGCCTTTTTCCTTGATGAAAAGCTACTCCAAAATTCTTGGAGTGCCCCAGGAAAGCCTTCGGGCACGTTACTTTGGACTGAATCATTTCGGGTGGTTTACGGAGCTTACGGATACGGAGGGAAATGATTACTTTGACACGCTGCGGTCTTATTTAAAAGATCATGACTTTAAGCCTTTTAATGCGGAGCAGCGTTCAAAATCATGGCTGGATACCTATGTAAGGGTGAACAAATACATGAGATTAATGGATGAATATATTCCTACCACCTATATGCAGTATTACATGTTTCCCGATGAAATCGTGGAGGAAAGCGACCCGGATTACACCCGTGCCGATGAATCCCGGGATTCCAGGGAAAAGGAAGTGTTTGAACTTTGCGCCAGGGCTGTTGGGAAAGACCACATGGATGGACTGGAAATGCTTACGAACAGTGTGTTTGGAAACCTGATGGTGGAGGTTGCGGAATCCATTGCCTATGATCTGAATAAGGAATTTATTGTGATGGTGAAAAACCAGGGGATCATTGATAATTTTGAACCGGAGGCAATCGTAGAGGTGGCAGGAACCATTGGAAAAGACGGAGCAAAGGGGTATCCCTTTGGGCCCATAAAGCCTTATTACAAGGGACTGATGGAAGGGCAGTATGCCTATGAGCTTCTGACTGTGGAAGCATTTTTGGAAAAAGATTATACAAAGGCATTGATGGCGCTGACGCTGAACCGTACGGTTGTGGACCCTTCCAAGGCAAAAGCGGTGTTAGATGACCTGATGGCTGCAAATAAAGATTATTGGACGTTAAGGTAGGTGGATTATGGTACTTTATTCAAAACATATAATTCTTGAAAACCAGGAATTTGACGGATTTTTAGAGATGGAACATGGGAAAATAAAGGCGCTGCATAAGGATTATACAGGGCAATACGAAGATTTTTCTGATTTTGTCATCTTGCCCGGATTCATTGATATCCATATCCATGGCTGGGCGACAGGCTCTTTCTGGTTTGAGAAGAGTGCAGACGCATTAAAAGAAATGTGCCGCACCCTTCCCTATGCAGGAGTTACTTCTTTTTTGGCGACCTCGGGAGCGGATACCATTCCGGAAATCGAGCGTTGCATCAAAGCTGCGGATGATGCCTATGAGGCAGATTATCCGGGAGCTGAGATGTTAGGAGTTCATCTGGAGGGGCCATTTATCAATCCCCTTTACCGGGGGATGCAGAGGGAAGAGTGCTGCATACTTCCGAGCCTTAAGGTGATGGAGGACATCTATAACAGCTTCCGGAACAAAGAGCTTTGCCGGTATATGACCATTGCGGTGGAACAGGATGGGGCAAGAGAGGTACTGGAATTCTGCAAAGAGAAGGGAATACAGACATCTGTCGGCCACAGCGGGGCCACCTTTTCCCAGATCAAAGAGATAAAGGATGCCGGCATCGGCGGTTTTACCCATACCTTCAGCGGAATGCGTGGGTTCCATCACCGGGAGCTGGGAGTGGCGGGAGCTGCCCTGTATTTTGATGATATGATGTGTGAATTTGCCAAGCAGACAGGTATGACTGTGTCTCATGAGGCCTTTGACATTGCTTTCCGGATCAAAGGCAGCAAACGCATTATCATGACTACGGATTGCAGCGGTCTTGCCCAGACCCGGACGGAATTTGATCATTATGTCAGGAAAATGAAATTTATAAAGGAGGGAGATAAGGTACGGATATCTCACTATGACGGCAGGGAGGAATGGATGGACCCTAAGAATTATCAGGCAGTCAGAGAACTGGAGTTAAGTTACATAGGCTCCATTCAGAACATGGCCAGACATACCTCTGTGAATTGGTTTGATATCATGAGGATGACCAGCTTAAATCCTGCCCGGTATATTCATGCAGATGACAGGAAGGGCAGCATAGAACCCGGCAAGGATGCGGACCTAACGATCGTGGATTCAAATTTGAATCTGGTCAGCGTTTTTTGCCGTGGAAAGGAGATACGGGAATAGATGAAATGTGCTGTAAGTGACTTTGACAGGACCTTATATATAGATGGCTGTATCAGTGCCAAAAACTTAAACGCGATCGGTGATTGGCAGGCAGCAGGAAACCGGTTTGTCATTGCCACAGGACGCAATGAATCTTCAGTCCGTGTGTTTTTGGAGAAGTATTCGATAAAGCCTGATGCCCTTATATTAAACAATGGCGCTCTCTTGTTAGATGAAACGGGAAAAGAGCTGTTTTGCAGGACCATAGATGATCAAACGGCCAGAGAAGTGCTTTGGTACCTTCACGGTCTTGGTGAGGAAGGAAGCGGTGTATCCATGCGAAACGGAAAGGTGAATGTTCTCTCAAGCTCCGGGGCTACCACTCAAAAGCCCTGTGACGGGCAGGTTTCCATTGACCAGATCCATAGCCTGGAAGAGATCATCCAGGTTCACAGGCGCAGGCAGGATGTGCAGTGGATCCGAACGCTGTGTGCCCGGCTGAATGAGCGGTTCCCTTTGATATCCGCTTACGCCAATGTCTGGAATGGGGATATTGTGGCAAAGGGCGTGAACAAGTCGGCGGCTGTGGAGTGGATCTCCAGGTATTGGGGCGGGTTTGATGAAATCAGGACCATTGGCGACAGTTTCAATGACTTACAGATGATTAAAGATTATGGCGGTGCGACCCTGCAAAGCGGGGATCCTGAGGTTCAGGCGGCTGCCTCATTGATAGTAGAAGATGTGGCAGAATATTTATCAATGCCTTAAAGAACGTCATAAATCACCTTTGAGAGGCTGAAGGTGCAGCCCGTACGGATATTTTCAGGCTTTCTTATAGAATGGCAAAAGGGGTAAACAGTACCCTGCCGGTTAGAAACAGTTTTTGCTGGATCTGGCCTGCAGGCTGCTGTTTCCCTCTTTTTTTTGCCGTGTAACTGGCTATGGAAGAATGGAGTAAGATAAAAAACAAGGAATACATTACTTTAAACACAAGTAAACAATGATAAGCTTGATTACAAATACTTTTTATTTGTTTAACACTATTTTATATGGAAGAAAATGGGTCGATATATATAATAATGAAAAATACATCCTGAATAGGACATAAAACAACATAAAACACAATGAAATACAGTATAAAACAAAATAAATAAATAAAATCAAATAAAAATATTGCAAAA
This genomic stretch from Lacrimispora sphenoides harbors:
- the nagA gene encoding N-acetylglucosamine-6-phosphate deacetylase yields the protein MVLYSKHIILENQEFDGFLEMEHGKIKALHKDYTGQYEDFSDFVILPGFIDIHIHGWATGSFWFEKSADALKEMCRTLPYAGVTSFLATSGADTIPEIERCIKAADDAYEADYPGAEMLGVHLEGPFINPLYRGMQREECCILPSLKVMEDIYNSFRNKELCRYMTIAVEQDGAREVLEFCKEKGIQTSVGHSGATFSQIKEIKDAGIGGFTHTFSGMRGFHHRELGVAGAALYFDDMMCEFAKQTGMTVSHEAFDIAFRIKGSKRIIMTTDCSGLAQTRTEFDHYVRKMKFIKEGDKVRISHYDGREEWMDPKNYQAVRELELSYIGSIQNMARHTSVNWFDIMRMTSLNPARYIHADDRKGSIEPGKDADLTIVDSNLNLVSVFCRGKEIRE
- a CDS encoding class-II fumarase/aspartase family protein produces the protein MRAFYDSKSKLDDRGIKRLLSETFKYETWLKVEAALALSQAEEGFIPMEAAKNIGAVRFEDLDLEEMDRIKAKVGHGFVPFVKVLVKACSDEGGKYVHYGVTTQNIQQTSQLYIAKQVNSVFKSFLADILENLGRLALDHADTVMAGRTHGRHAIPITYGYKVSVWISELMNTLERLEESEKRVFVAMMGGAVGGFNSTGLVGRKIQNRVAHKLGMGSMDVPSRNMSQMKLEYLMNLSLLCNTFHKIAEEVYYTGVEEFSEVSESFTPGTIGSSTMPQKINPKLAKGIIANSQKLYSLPSVGLYSAVRMFEGDSSSYMLFEGIMEEGLQLTTEVLIRAEELSRTLQINKEWMLKNVNLNQGLDNSELVMMNVAEKIGKDRAHELMYEKAMMVELEGNDYYNVLTEDETLASMFSADELKSMIDPANYTGLCSVLAEEMAQKALIGAKKLKEKLESE
- a CDS encoding family 4 glycosyl hydrolase → MRKQHVITISGAGSARVPALVGTLVNYKERFPLSKIIFYDIDKERMGLMEAYDRLVLKSYYPECEVVFTTDEDEAYRDVDFIFCQMRVGKTMMRSLDEKIPLRYGLVGQETCGPGGFAYGMRSLGAMKEMVEKVRSYSKDTWILNYTNPAAIVALGLDRLFPDDKRILNLCDQPFSLMKSYSKILGVPQESLRARYFGLNHFGWFTELTDTEGNDYFDTLRSYLKDHDFKPFNAEQRSKSWLDTYVRVNKYMRLMDEYIPTTYMQYYMFPDEIVEESDPDYTRADESRDSREKEVFELCARAVGKDHMDGLEMLTNSVFGNLMVEVAESIAYDLNKEFIVMVKNQGIIDNFEPEAIVEVAGTIGKDGAKGYPFGPIKPYYKGLMEGQYAYELLTVEAFLEKDYTKALMALTLNRTVVDPSKAKAVLDDLMAANKDYWTLR
- a CDS encoding HAD-IIB family hydrolase; the encoded protein is MKCAVSDFDRTLYIDGCISAKNLNAIGDWQAAGNRFVIATGRNESSVRVFLEKYSIKPDALILNNGALLLDETGKELFCRTIDDQTAREVLWYLHGLGEEGSGVSMRNGKVNVLSSSGATTQKPCDGQVSIDQIHSLEEIIQVHRRRQDVQWIRTLCARLNERFPLISAYANVWNGDIVAKGVNKSAAVEWISRYWGGFDEIRTIGDSFNDLQMIKDYGGATLQSGDPEVQAAASLIVEDVAEYLSMP